The Aeromicrobium yanjiei genome includes a region encoding these proteins:
- a CDS encoding thioredoxin domain-containing protein: MPNRLAEATSPYLQQHRDNPVDWWEWSPEALEVARTLDRPILLSVGYAACHWCHVMAHESFEDAATAAYMNDHFVNIKVDREERPDIDAVYMRATQAMTGHGGWPMTCVLTPDGEPFFAGTYFPPEPRQGAPAFSQVLQALADAWENRRDEVMTVSRDVLEHLQASVDQGSGALGPDELDEAVVTLAGSYDQEAGGFGASPKFPPSMVLEFLLRTAARTGSQQALDMVAGTCEAMARGGMYDQLTGGFARYSVDRYWRVPHFEKMLYDNALLMRVYLHWWRESGSPLAERVVRETGRFLLDELRTPEGGFASALDADSDGHEGTFYVFNPNQLMRTLGAADGAWAAQLLSVTGAGTFERGFSTLQLLQDPDDDARWQDVRARLVAARAERTRPARDDKVVASWNGLAISALAEAGVLLDEPDFTAAAVAAAELIHDVHLADGFRRTSRDGVAGANAAVLEDHGAVAEAFLSVLGVTGDAMWLDRARVLLDRVVDHFADPAGGFFDTADDAETLVVRPQDASDNAYPSGTSAAVHALIAFAATTGEHRYREAAESGIAAAAPIGTQLPRFAGWTLAAAEAVVAGPLEIAVVGAPEQRAELHRAALGLTSPGAVVVAGEPGLAIPLFEQRELVDGDAAAYVCQGFVCQRPVTTVPDLRASARS; this comes from the coding sequence ATGCCCAACCGCCTGGCCGAGGCCACCAGCCCGTACCTCCAGCAGCACCGGGACAACCCGGTCGACTGGTGGGAGTGGAGCCCTGAGGCGCTCGAGGTGGCCCGGACGCTCGACCGCCCGATCCTGCTGAGCGTCGGCTACGCGGCCTGCCACTGGTGCCACGTGATGGCGCACGAGTCGTTCGAGGACGCGGCGACCGCGGCGTACATGAACGACCACTTCGTCAACATCAAGGTCGACCGCGAGGAACGACCCGACATCGACGCGGTCTACATGCGCGCGACGCAGGCCATGACCGGTCACGGCGGCTGGCCGATGACGTGCGTCCTGACTCCCGACGGTGAGCCGTTCTTCGCCGGCACGTACTTCCCGCCCGAGCCGCGGCAGGGTGCGCCGGCGTTCAGCCAGGTGCTGCAGGCCCTCGCGGATGCGTGGGAGAACCGCCGCGACGAGGTGATGACCGTGAGCCGGGACGTGCTGGAGCACCTGCAGGCGTCGGTCGACCAGGGCAGCGGGGCGCTCGGCCCCGACGAGCTCGACGAGGCGGTCGTGACGCTCGCCGGGTCGTACGACCAGGAGGCGGGCGGGTTCGGCGCGAGCCCGAAGTTCCCGCCGTCGATGGTGCTGGAGTTCCTGCTGCGCACCGCCGCCCGCACCGGGTCGCAGCAAGCGCTCGACATGGTGGCCGGCACGTGCGAGGCGATGGCGCGGGGCGGGATGTACGACCAGCTCACCGGAGGCTTCGCCCGCTACAGCGTCGACCGCTACTGGCGGGTGCCGCACTTCGAGAAGATGCTCTACGACAACGCCCTGCTGATGCGGGTCTACCTGCACTGGTGGCGCGAGAGCGGATCGCCGCTGGCCGAGCGGGTCGTGCGGGAGACCGGCCGGTTCCTGCTCGACGAGCTGCGTACGCCCGAGGGCGGGTTCGCGTCTGCGCTGGACGCCGACAGCGACGGCCACGAGGGCACGTTCTACGTCTTCAACCCCAACCAGCTCATGCGCACGCTCGGCGCCGCCGACGGGGCCTGGGCCGCGCAGCTGCTGTCCGTGACGGGGGCGGGGACGTTCGAGCGGGGGTTCTCGACGCTGCAGCTGCTGCAGGACCCCGACGACGACGCGCGCTGGCAGGACGTCCGGGCGCGGCTCGTGGCCGCTCGCGCGGAGCGGACCCGCCCGGCCCGCGACGACAAGGTCGTCGCGTCGTGGAACGGGCTGGCGATCTCGGCGCTCGCCGAGGCCGGGGTCCTCCTGGACGAGCCCGACTTCACCGCCGCAGCGGTCGCCGCGGCCGAGCTGATCCACGACGTCCACCTCGCTGACGGCTTCCGACGCACGTCCCGCGACGGCGTGGCCGGGGCCAACGCGGCGGTGCTGGAGGACCACGGCGCGGTCGCCGAGGCGTTCCTCTCGGTGCTGGGGGTGACCGGCGACGCGATGTGGCTCGACCGTGCCCGCGTGCTGCTGGACCGGGTCGTCGACCACTTCGCGGACCCGGCGGGCGGGTTCTTCGACACCGCCGACGACGCCGAGACCCTCGTCGTACGACCGCAGGACGCCTCGGACAACGCCTACCCGTCCGGCACGTCAGCCGCCGTGCACGCCCTGATCGCGTTTGCCGCGACCACGGGGGAGCACCGCTACCGGGAGGCCGCGGAGTCGGGCATCGCGGCGGCCGCGCCGATCGGCACGCAGCTGCCCCGCTTCGCCGGGTGGACGCTCGCCGCCGCCGAGGCGGTGGTCGCGGGGCCGCTGGAGATCGCGGTCGTGGGTGCACCGGAGCAGCGTGCCGAGCTGCATCGCGCGGCGCTCGGGCTCACGTCGCCGGGTGCCGTGGTCGTGGCCGGGGAGCCGGGCCTGGCGATCCCGCTGTTCGAGCAGCGAGAACTCGTGGACGGCGACGCAGCCGCGTACGTGTGCCAGGGCTTCGTGTGCCAGCGCCCCGTCACCACCGTCCCAGATTTGCGGGCTTCTGCACGTTCTTGA
- a CDS encoding carbohydrate ABC transporter permease has translation MRGWRWLAPAILVLLVVTVWPIARLVWTSLHTQPLTHPDDRSFVGLDTYVDVLTTRSWWIAVAATLAIVAAAVLLQLVLGLAFAAAIRRLTLLWPVTRVLVLLPFTMLSVVSAVMWRDAVTTGFAAAWFDLDDVGATGQLVAVVLGEVWRGTGITAVILLAGLLRVSTSLMASAVADGATAWQRFRLVVLPAMAPALAVATTYRALDALRMLEGPLLVDDPRADVRTVPALVWDATFSRFELGLGAATSVLLLLFAAVLAAVLVPLTRVRRVV, from the coding sequence ATGAGGGGCTGGCGGTGGCTCGCGCCCGCGATCCTGGTGCTGCTCGTGGTGACGGTGTGGCCGATCGCGCGCCTCGTGTGGACCTCGCTGCACACCCAGCCGCTGACCCACCCGGACGATCGGTCGTTCGTCGGCCTCGACACGTACGTCGACGTGCTGACCACCCGCTCGTGGTGGATCGCCGTTGCCGCGACGCTCGCGATCGTGGCGGCAGCAGTGCTGCTCCAGCTCGTGCTCGGCCTGGCCTTCGCCGCCGCGATCCGGCGTCTGACGCTGCTGTGGCCCGTCACCCGCGTCCTCGTGCTGCTGCCGTTCACGATGCTGTCCGTCGTCTCGGCGGTGATGTGGCGCGACGCGGTGACCACCGGGTTCGCGGCCGCCTGGTTCGACCTCGACGACGTCGGTGCGACCGGCCAGCTCGTCGCGGTCGTGCTCGGTGAGGTCTGGCGGGGCACCGGCATCACGGCGGTGATCCTGCTGGCGGGTCTCCTGCGCGTCTCGACGTCGCTGATGGCGTCGGCCGTCGCGGACGGGGCCACGGCGTGGCAGCGCTTCCGCCTCGTCGTGCTGCCCGCGATGGCCCCCGCGCTCGCGGTCGCCACGACCTATCGCGCGCTCGACGCCCTGCGCATGCTCGAGGGCCCGCTGCTCGTCGACGACCCGCGCGCCGACGTGCGCACGGTGCCGGCCCTGGTCTGGGATGCGACGTTCTCACGCTTCGAGCTCGGCCTCGGCGCCGCGACGTCCGTGCTCCTGCTGCTGTTCGCGGCCGTGCTCGCCGCGGTGCTCGTGCCGCTGACGCGGGTCAGGAGGGTCGTGTGA
- the trhA gene encoding PAQR family membrane homeostasis protein TrhA, whose translation MVNMEHESTVHEASDRLRDTVDDIKPKLRGWLHAVTLPLAFFAFIVMLVIADDIRVRAGVAVFMVSSMMLFGVSAVYHRGTWSDRVRGFWKRFDHANIFLLIAGSYTPFSLLLLSRQHWIIMLSLVWGGALLGVVFKLFWIDAPRWLYVPLYLLLGWAAVLYFDEFVANSSTAVMTMLVGGGVLYTLGAIVYGFKWPNPSPRYFGFHEVFHAFTIAAFIVHYIGVSMLAYQQR comes from the coding sequence ATGGTCAACATGGAGCACGAGAGCACCGTCCACGAGGCGAGCGACCGGCTCCGTGACACCGTCGACGACATCAAGCCGAAGCTGCGCGGATGGCTCCATGCGGTGACGCTCCCGCTGGCCTTCTTCGCCTTCATCGTGATGCTCGTGATCGCGGACGACATCCGCGTCCGTGCCGGTGTCGCGGTCTTCATGGTGAGCTCGATGATGCTGTTCGGCGTGAGCGCGGTCTACCACCGCGGCACGTGGTCCGATCGGGTCCGCGGCTTCTGGAAGCGCTTCGACCACGCCAACATCTTCTTGCTCATCGCTGGGTCCTACACGCCGTTCTCCCTGCTGCTGCTCAGCCGGCAGCACTGGATCATCATGCTGTCCCTCGTGTGGGGCGGGGCCCTGCTGGGCGTGGTGTTCAAGCTCTTCTGGATCGACGCGCCACGCTGGCTGTACGTCCCGCTGTACCTCCTGCTGGGCTGGGCAGCGGTGCTCTACTTCGACGAGTTCGTGGCGAACTCGTCCACGGCGGTCATGACGATGCTGGTCGGCGGCGGCGTCCTCTACACGCTGGGCGCGATCGTCTACGGCTTCAAGTGGCCCAACCCGTCACCGCGCTACTTCGGCTTCCACGAGGTCTTCCACGCGTTCACGATCGCGGCGTTCATCGTGCACTACATCGGCGTCAGCATGCTGGCGTACCAGCAGCGCTGA
- a CDS encoding cation diffusion facilitator family transporter — MNITVVVAFTANVLVALAKTTAAVLTGSASMVAESAHSWADTGNEVFLVIADRRSRRHADHTHPHGYGREAYVWSMFAAVGLFVAGAAVSIVHGIQELGAEEGNDSFTIAYVVLGVSFVLEGTSFLQAYRQVHRGAAAADQTVLQTALSTSDPTLRAVFAEDSAALIGIVIAATGIGLHQATGSPVFDAIGSILVGVLLGVIAWVLIDRNRRFLVGMAVPPEIDDLVRRRIVSMPEVSSVGYLHVEFVGPHRVYLVASVDLVGDDSESVVADRLRALERRLESEEAVVEAVLTVSRPGRPPDADLDGIEPPD, encoded by the coding sequence GTGAACATCACCGTCGTCGTCGCGTTCACGGCCAACGTCCTCGTGGCGCTGGCCAAGACGACGGCGGCGGTGCTGACCGGCTCCGCGTCGATGGTCGCGGAGTCGGCCCACTCGTGGGCCGACACCGGCAACGAGGTCTTCCTGGTGATCGCCGATCGGCGCTCCCGCCGGCACGCCGACCACACCCACCCGCACGGCTACGGCCGCGAGGCGTACGTCTGGTCGATGTTCGCAGCCGTCGGGCTGTTCGTCGCCGGAGCGGCCGTCTCGATCGTCCACGGCATCCAGGAGCTCGGGGCAGAGGAGGGCAACGACAGCTTCACGATCGCGTACGTCGTGCTGGGCGTCTCGTTCGTGCTGGAGGGGACGTCGTTCCTGCAGGCGTACCGCCAGGTGCACCGGGGCGCTGCTGCCGCCGACCAGACGGTGCTGCAGACCGCGCTGTCGACGTCGGACCCGACGCTGCGCGCGGTGTTCGCGGAGGACTCGGCGGCGCTGATCGGCATCGTCATCGCCGCGACCGGCATCGGGCTGCACCAGGCGACCGGCTCGCCGGTCTTCGACGCGATCGGCTCGATCCTGGTCGGCGTGCTGCTCGGGGTGATCGCGTGGGTGCTGATCGACCGCAACCGCAGGTTCCTGGTCGGCATGGCGGTGCCGCCGGAGATCGACGACCTGGTCCGCCGACGCATCGTCTCGATGCCGGAGGTCTCCAGTGTTGGCTACCTGCACGTCGAGTTCGTCGGCCCGCACCGGGTCTACCTCGTCGCGAGCGTCGACCTGGTGGGCGACGACAGCGAGTCCGTCGTGGCGGACCGGCTGCGCGCGCTCGAGCGCCGGCTCGAGTCCGAGGAGGCGGTGGTCGAGGCCGTGCTGACGGTGTCCCGGCCGGGACGGCCGCCGGACGCGGATCTGGACGGGATCGAGCCACCCGACTGA
- the mca gene encoding mycothiol conjugate amidase Mca, with the protein MAEKLRLMHVHAHPDDESSKGAASTAKYVAEGVDVHVVTCTGGERGSILNPQFKHPGIEDNPELITLIRREEMDRARSILGITQDWLGFVDSGWPEGDPKPPLPEGCFGLKSVEEAAEPLVRLIRSFKPHVLTTYDENGGYPHPDHIMCHKISVEAYEAAADPTRYPDAGEPWQVSKLYYHLGWSWERMEAIAKAMEAHGLENPYAERFKDWERKPEDEARLTTRVECAEYFPVRDAALLAHATQIDPDGWFFAVPHEIQAEAWPSEDYQLVDSKVETSIPETDLFAGLR; encoded by the coding sequence GTGGCCGAGAAGCTCCGCCTCATGCACGTGCACGCCCATCCCGACGACGAGTCGAGCAAGGGGGCGGCGTCCACCGCGAAGTACGTCGCGGAGGGGGTCGACGTCCATGTGGTGACCTGCACCGGCGGCGAGCGCGGCTCGATCCTCAACCCGCAGTTCAAGCACCCCGGCATCGAGGACAACCCCGAGCTCATCACATTGATCCGCCGCGAGGAGATGGACCGGGCGCGGTCGATCCTCGGCATCACCCAGGACTGGCTCGGCTTCGTCGACTCCGGCTGGCCCGAGGGCGATCCGAAGCCCCCGCTGCCCGAGGGCTGCTTCGGCCTGAAGTCGGTCGAGGAGGCCGCCGAGCCGCTCGTCCGGCTGATCCGCTCGTTCAAGCCGCACGTCCTGACGACGTACGACGAGAACGGCGGCTACCCCCACCCAGACCACATCATGTGCCACAAGATCAGCGTCGAGGCGTACGAGGCTGCGGCCGATCCGACGCGCTATCCCGACGCCGGCGAGCCGTGGCAGGTCTCCAAGCTCTACTACCACCTCGGCTGGAGCTGGGAGCGCATGGAGGCGATCGCGAAGGCGATGGAGGCGCACGGGCTGGAGAACCCCTACGCCGAGCGGTTCAAGGACTGGGAGCGCAAGCCCGAGGACGAGGCCCGCCTCACGACACGCGTCGAGTGCGCCGAGTACTTCCCGGTCCGGGACGCGGCCCTGCTCGCCCACGCGACGCAGATCGACCCGGACGGCTGGTTCTTCGCGGTGCCGCACGAGATCCAGGCCGAGGCCTGGCCGAGCGAGGACTATCAGCTCGTGGACTCCAAGGTCGAGACGTCGATCCCCGAGACCGACCTCTTCGCAGGATTGCGCTGA
- a CDS encoding extracellular solute-binding protein: protein MTACLLASCGTSEAPAGDAPTLSWHVGPDRVDAPALAATCNAEAEGAYRIEVEQLPDDVTARHDLLVRRLRAGDDTIDLLSLDSSFTAEFAAAGFLEPVPDDLVGPLSEGVARPALDAATYDDRLVVAPWLLDPQVLWFRGNVAERAGLDPGKPISWDDLVAGAQRLGVSIQVQDRDGSGLSEWVNALVAGAGGRIVSGQGRDDTEVALSGDAGRAAASTIELYHEAQVGPGPSKDALSAFAAPGGGFLLASASAIADPAVASVSADMVAAAYPTVADTSVAPLAGVGLAVPRNATQPSRSYDAIRCLTSPKQLTTLMTQAQHGASRLATYDDKAVAAAYPQGDVARAAVKTGAIVPATPAWTQIRRAIDETWAPTADVTQDATPDASQAAVEAVVEGRLR, encoded by the coding sequence ATGACGGCCTGTCTCCTGGCGTCGTGCGGTACGTCCGAGGCCCCGGCCGGCGACGCGCCCACACTGTCGTGGCACGTCGGCCCCGACCGGGTGGACGCGCCGGCGCTGGCGGCGACGTGCAACGCCGAGGCCGAGGGCGCGTACCGGATCGAGGTCGAGCAGCTGCCCGACGACGTCACGGCACGGCACGACCTGCTGGTGCGCCGGCTCCGCGCCGGCGACGACACGATCGACCTGCTGAGCCTGGACTCGTCGTTCACCGCGGAGTTCGCCGCCGCCGGCTTCCTCGAGCCCGTCCCGGACGATCTGGTCGGCCCGCTGAGCGAGGGCGTCGCGCGGCCTGCGCTCGACGCCGCGACGTACGACGACCGGCTCGTGGTCGCGCCCTGGCTGCTCGACCCGCAGGTGCTGTGGTTCCGCGGCAACGTGGCCGAGCGCGCGGGGCTCGACCCCGGCAAGCCCATCAGCTGGGACGACCTCGTGGCGGGCGCCCAGCGTCTCGGCGTGAGCATCCAGGTGCAGGACCGCGACGGCAGCGGGCTGTCGGAGTGGGTCAACGCGCTGGTGGCCGGTGCCGGCGGCCGGATCGTCTCGGGCCAGGGTCGGGACGACACCGAGGTCGCGCTGTCCGGGGACGCCGGTCGCGCCGCCGCGTCGACCATCGAGCTCTACCACGAGGCCCAGGTCGGTCCGGGCCCGTCCAAGGACGCCCTGTCGGCGTTCGCGGCGCCCGGAGGGGGGTTCCTGCTCGCCTCCGCGTCCGCGATCGCCGACCCGGCGGTGGCATCGGTCTCGGCCGACATGGTCGCTGCGGCGTACCCGACCGTCGCCGACACCAGCGTCGCTCCACTGGCCGGGGTGGGCCTCGCCGTCCCCCGGAACGCCACGCAGCCGAGCCGGTCGTACGACGCGATCCGGTGCCTCACCTCGCCCAAGCAGCTGACGACCCTGATGACCCAGGCCCAGCACGGCGCGAGCCGCCTCGCGACGTACGACGACAAGGCGGTCGCAGCCGCCTACCCGCAGGGGGACGTCGCCCGCGCGGCGGTCAAGACCGGCGCGATCGTCCCGGCGACCCCTGCCTGGACGCAGATCCGCCGGGCAATCGACGAGACGTGGGCCCCGACCGCTGACGTGACGCAGGACGCGACCCCCGACGCCTCGCAGGCCGCGGTCGAGGCCGTTGTCGAGGGCAGGCTGCGATGA
- a CDS encoding isoprenyl transferase, translating to MGVSDLAYGVYERRLAKQLDPAKLPHHVGAIVDGNRRWAKSAGGRFEDGYQAGANKIAEFAEWCDELGVEIVTLWVLSTDNLQRSPEELASILEAVEGLMERLAAEQRWPISVIGNLDLLPSESAARMKHLAESTVGVQGMRVNICVGYGGRQELTDAMRSLLLDQAAKGRSLEEVAGTLVVDDIAEHLYTKGQPDPDLVIRTSGEQRLSGFLLWQSVHSEFYFCDALWPAFRHVDFLRAMRSYALRQRRFGA from the coding sequence ATGGGAGTCAGCGATCTCGCGTACGGCGTTTACGAACGGCGTCTCGCCAAACAGCTCGATCCGGCCAAGCTCCCGCACCACGTCGGAGCCATCGTCGACGGCAACCGGCGTTGGGCGAAGTCGGCCGGCGGCCGGTTCGAGGACGGCTACCAGGCGGGTGCCAACAAGATCGCGGAGTTCGCCGAGTGGTGCGACGAGCTGGGCGTCGAGATCGTCACGCTGTGGGTGCTGTCGACCGACAACCTGCAGCGCTCGCCCGAGGAGCTCGCGAGCATCCTCGAGGCCGTCGAAGGGCTGATGGAGCGGCTCGCCGCCGAGCAGCGCTGGCCCATCTCCGTCATCGGCAACCTCGACCTGCTGCCGTCCGAGTCGGCCGCTCGGATGAAGCATCTGGCCGAGTCGACCGTCGGCGTGCAGGGCATGCGGGTCAACATCTGCGTCGGCTACGGCGGACGCCAGGAGCTCACCGACGCGATGCGCTCGCTGCTGCTCGACCAGGCCGCCAAGGGGCGCTCCCTCGAGGAGGTCGCCGGGACGCTGGTCGTCGACGACATCGCCGAGCACCTCTACACCAAGGGGCAGCCCGATCCCGATCTCGTGATCCGTACGTCGGGGGAGCAGCGGCTGTCCGGCTTCCTGCTGTGGCAGAGCGTCCACTCGGAGTTCTACTTCTGCGACGCCCTGTGGCCGGCCTTCCGCCACGTCGACTTCCTGCGGGCCATGCGCTCGTACGCCCTGCGCCAGCGCCGCTTCGGCGCCTGA
- a CDS encoding PhoH family protein — protein MAAPRTTSKSPSSTRRTYVLDTSVLLADPGAVNRFHEHEVVIPVVVITELEGKRHDPELGYFARSALRFLDDLRVEHGTLDVPLPIGDEGGTIRVELNHTDPSSLPSGFRLGDNDTRILSVARNLANEGLDVTIVSKDLPMRVKASAVGLVAEEYRAELALDSGWTGMRELEIDSLDLDTLYDSGTVDLPEARELPCHTGLVLVSDKGSGLGRVTADKTVQLVRGDRDAFGIHGRSAEQRIALDLLLDPDIGIVSLGGRAGTGKSALALCAGLEATMERGLHKKVVIFRPLYAVGGQELGYLPGSESEKMGPWGQAVFDTLGAVTSPAVIDEILDRGMLEVLPLTHIRGRSLHDSYVIVDEAQSLERNVLLTVLSRIGANSKVVLTHDVAQRDNLRVGRHDGVVAVVEKLKGHPLFAHVTLTRSERSPVAALVTEMLEDLTL, from the coding sequence GTGGCCGCACCGCGCACGACGAGCAAGAGCCCGAGCTCCACCCGCCGCACGTACGTCCTGGACACGAGCGTCCTGCTGGCAGACCCCGGCGCCGTCAACCGTTTCCACGAGCACGAGGTCGTCATCCCCGTCGTCGTCATCACCGAGCTGGAGGGCAAGCGGCACGATCCCGAGCTCGGCTACTTCGCGCGCAGCGCCCTGCGCTTCCTCGACGACCTGCGGGTCGAGCACGGCACGCTCGACGTCCCCCTGCCGATCGGCGACGAGGGCGGCACGATCCGCGTCGAGCTCAACCACACCGACCCGTCCTCGCTGCCGTCCGGCTTCCGGCTCGGCGACAACGACACCCGCATCCTGTCCGTCGCCCGCAACCTGGCCAACGAGGGCCTCGACGTCACGATCGTGTCGAAGGACCTGCCGATGCGGGTCAAGGCCTCGGCCGTCGGGCTGGTCGCCGAGGAGTACCGCGCCGAGCTCGCGCTCGACTCGGGCTGGACCGGCATGCGTGAGCTCGAGATCGACAGCCTCGACCTCGACACGCTGTACGACTCAGGGACGGTTGACCTCCCCGAGGCGCGTGAGCTGCCGTGCCACACCGGCCTCGTCCTGGTGTCCGACAAGGGCAGCGGCCTCGGCCGGGTCACCGCGGACAAGACGGTCCAGCTGGTCCGGGGCGACCGCGATGCGTTCGGCATCCACGGGCGCTCGGCCGAGCAGCGGATCGCGCTGGACCTCCTGCTTGACCCCGACATCGGCATCGTGTCCCTCGGCGGCCGCGCCGGCACCGGCAAGTCCGCGCTCGCGCTGTGCGCAGGCCTCGAGGCGACGATGGAGCGCGGGCTGCACAAGAAGGTCGTGATCTTCCGGCCGCTGTACGCCGTGGGGGGCCAGGAGCTCGGCTACCTGCCCGGCAGCGAGTCCGAGAAGATGGGCCCCTGGGGCCAGGCCGTCTTCGACACGCTCGGCGCGGTCACGTCCCCTGCGGTCATCGACGAGATCCTGGACCGCGGGATGCTCGAGGTGCTCCCGCTCACGCACATCCGGGGACGCTCGCTGCACGACTCGTACGTCATCGTGGACGAGGCCCAGTCGCTCGAGCGCAACGTCCTGCTGACGGTGCTGTCGCGCATCGGCGCCAACTCCAAGGTCGTCCTGACCCACGACGTCGCCCAGCGCGACAACCTGCGGGTCGGCCGCCACGACGGCGTCGTCGCGGTCGTCGAGAAGCTCAAGGGGCACCCGTTGTTCGCCCATGTGACCCTGACCCGGTCCGAGCGCTCGCCGGTCGCGGCGCTGGTCACCGAGATGCTGGAGGACCTGACGCTCTGA
- a CDS encoding DUF3224 domain-containing protein: protein MTRQHTTTARFTVTGWDEQVVVDIDGDGKQLPQRGFTRADVTYAYSGAIEGTGTLTYLISYRPGAAPVVGFEHFTGSIDGHDGSLVLQHVGEHDAEAVRATLHVLEGLGTGGLEGLRGEATVELAGHSDDGYEISLAYDL, encoded by the coding sequence ATGACCAGACAGCACACCACCACCGCCAGGTTCACCGTCACGGGATGGGACGAGCAGGTCGTCGTCGACATCGACGGCGACGGCAAGCAGCTCCCCCAGCGAGGGTTCACCCGAGCCGACGTCACCTATGCGTACTCCGGCGCCATCGAGGGCACCGGGACGCTGACCTACCTCATCTCGTACCGACCGGGAGCGGCCCCTGTCGTCGGCTTCGAGCACTTCACCGGCTCGATCGACGGCCACGACGGGTCCCTGGTCCTGCAGCACGTGGGCGAGCACGACGCCGAGGCCGTGCGGGCGACCCTGCACGTGCTCGAGGGCCTGGGCACGGGCGGCCTCGAGGGGCTGCGGGGCGAGGCCACCGTCGAGCTCGCGGGACACAGCGACGACGGCTACGAGATCTCGTTGGCGTACGACCTGTAG
- a CDS encoding helix-turn-helix domain-containing protein, whose protein sequence is MTDPHGRGEAAILRPTAAAQHFSVARVAPSQRWARLVEYVWIARWECPEPYDQQVIPQPCVHVTAETWQGVPRLLVNGITREPFVRTLEGTGHVIGATFRPASFRAVLGADLGVVAGRVVPLGDVVGPDDSAVAADLLGSGASDEEMAATLESHLDACGAQPDPLADELNALVRRAEVDRSITRADRLADLAGVSLRTLQRQFTAYLGIGPKWVVQRFRLLDAAAAAHAGPTDWAALAVDLGFADQSHLTRAFTAVVGTPPRTYERQARSGA, encoded by the coding sequence ATGACCGATCCGCACGGGCGGGGAGAGGCCGCGATCCTGCGCCCGACCGCCGCCGCGCAGCACTTCAGCGTGGCCCGGGTCGCGCCGTCGCAACGGTGGGCACGCCTCGTGGAGTACGTCTGGATCGCCCGGTGGGAATGCCCTGAGCCGTACGACCAGCAGGTCATCCCGCAGCCGTGCGTGCACGTGACCGCCGAGACCTGGCAGGGCGTGCCGCGGCTGCTGGTCAACGGCATCACGCGGGAGCCGTTCGTGCGCACGCTCGAAGGAACCGGGCACGTCATCGGTGCCACGTTCCGGCCTGCAAGCTTCAGAGCAGTGCTCGGCGCGGATCTCGGTGTCGTCGCCGGGAGGGTCGTGCCGCTCGGCGACGTGGTCGGTCCGGACGACTCCGCGGTCGCCGCCGACCTGCTCGGGTCCGGTGCGAGCGACGAGGAGATGGCCGCAACGCTCGAGTCCCACCTCGACGCCTGCGGCGCGCAGCCCGATCCCCTCGCGGACGAGCTCAACGCCCTGGTCCGCAGGGCGGAGGTGGATCGCTCGATCACGCGCGCCGACCGGCTCGCGGACCTGGCAGGCGTGAGCCTGCGGACACTGCAGCGCCAGTTCACGGCGTACCTCGGCATCGGGCCCAAGTGGGTCGTCCAGCGATTCAGGCTGCTCGACGCCGCGGCGGCGGCCCACGCAGGACCCACCGACTGGGCCGCGCTGGCGGTCGATCTCGGCTTCGCCGACCAGTCGCACCTGACCCGGGCGTTCACCGCAGTCGTGGGGACGCCCCCGAGGACGTACGAGAGGCAGGCTCGGTCGGGCGCGTAG
- a CDS encoding DUF4307 domain-containing protein produces the protein MTDLSSRYATTKRPRWFWPAVAAVGITIGVAFAAWVGFQKDPVTARLWAYDVVNDSSVVVTLDVVRPDPVAVQCTVYAQAEDHSIVGEKTIDLPASDKEEMRVTAEIETERPAVNGVLRTCVIR, from the coding sequence GTGACCGACCTCAGCTCTCGCTACGCGACCACCAAGCGCCCACGCTGGTTCTGGCCGGCAGTCGCAGCCGTCGGCATCACGATCGGCGTCGCGTTCGCGGCCTGGGTCGGCTTCCAGAAGGACCCCGTGACCGCGCGCCTCTGGGCGTACGACGTCGTCAACGACTCCTCCGTCGTGGTGACGCTCGACGTGGTCCGGCCCGATCCCGTCGCGGTGCAGTGCACGGTCTACGCGCAGGCCGAGGACCACTCGATCGTCGGTGAGAAGACCATCGACCTGCCCGCCTCCGACAAGGAGGAGATGCGGGTGACCGCGGAGATCGAGACCGAGCGGCCGGCCGTCAACGGCGTCCTGAGAACGTGTGTGATTCGTTGA